ACCACAGAAATGACCAGGGCCTGTTTCTGGATAAGAAGTTTGTGGAGCGCAAGCTGGAAGTCATCCAGTCCGCTTATGAGCAGAATAAAGAACTGGCAGCAGGCTTTGCCGGTCCGGCATGCATGGATGTCTTCGGGGAACGGCCGTTTGTTCCAAAGCAGAAAGACACGGCCGTAAAACTTACGAAGAAGCAGGAGGAGCTGGCGCTGCTCTTTGACAGCCGTTCGGCCCAGATCACGAATACGTATATCAAAGGAGAGGAGAGGAGCTTTACTATTGTGGCCTATCCGGTTCCTGAGATCGGCAGTCAGTACAAAGAGATATTTGATGAAATCATCCGGATCAATACGCTGGACGCCTCCCTATACGCGAAAGTGCAGCAGACGCTTATCGACGCTCTCGACAGAGGGAAATATGTGAAGATAAAGGGAAAGGGCGTAAATAAAACAGATCTCACGGTACAGCTTCACCGGCTGGCGGACCCGCAGAAGGAGACGATCTTTGAAAACTGCGTCGCGGATGTAAATATACCGGTCGGCGAGGTGTTCACTTCCCCGGTGCTGGAAGGCACAGACGGAGTCCTGCATGTGAGCCGTGTGTATCTGAACGAGCTTCTGTACAAGGATCTAAAGCTTACGTTCTCCAACGGTATGATAGCTGATTATACGTGCGGCAATTTTGAGCGGGAGCTGGAGAATAAAGAATATATCCATGACAATATTCTGCACAGGCATTCAACGCTGCCCCTCGGTGAGTTTGCCATCGGGACGAACACGACCGCTTATGTAGCTGCGAGGAAATACAGGATGGAAGACAAACTTCCCATTCTGATCGCCGAGAAGATGGGGCCGCACTTTGCGGTCGGAGATACGTGCTACAGCTGGAGCGAGGATATCAAGGTATATAATCCGGACGGGAAAGAGATCGTGGCAAGAGATAATTCCGTCTCCGTCAGACGTCTTAACGACGTGTCAAAGGCGTATTTCCACTGTCATACAGATATCACGATACCTTATGATGAGCTTGGCAGCATAACGGCAGTCACAGCGGACGGGGAGGAGATCCGGCTGCTTGAGGACGGAAGGTTTGTGCTTCCCGGGACAGAAGTTCTGAACGAACCGCTGGAAAAATACAATAATTAAGACATGCGTATTGAACTGCCGGCGTGCAGTATGATATGATTTATAGATAGAATTTTTAAATACGAAAGGATGAAGATTATGCCAAAAGTAGGAATTGTTATGGGCAGCGACTCAGACATGAAAGTGATGAGCAAAGCGGCCGACATGCTTGAAAAGTTAGGAGTAGAATATGAGATGACGATCATCTCCGCACACCGCATGCCGGATATATTTTATGATTATGCCAAGTCGGCGGAAGAAAAGGACTATAAAGTTATCATAGCCGGCGCGGGAATGGCCGCGCATCTTCCCGGTATGTGCGCAGCTATCTTCCCGATGCCTGTGATCGGGATCCCGATGTCCGGAAAGAATCTGGACGGACAGGATGCACTCTATTCCATCGTTCAGATGCCGCCTGGAATCCCGGTTGCGACAGTGGCCATCGACGGAGGGGCCAACGCCGCAATACTGGCTGCCAAAATTCTGGCGACTTCTGACCCGGAACTTCTTGGCAGGCTGAAAGCTTACTCAGAGGAAATGAAAGAGACGGTACAGGCCAAATCAGAAAAGCTCGACAAACTCGGATATAAAGAATATATGAAGCAGATGTAAGGAGAAGAGGAATGGATTACAAAAATGCAGGTGTAGATATCGAAGCAGGTTATAAATCTGTGGAGTTGATGAAAGAGCACATCAAGAATACGATGAGGCCGGAAGTGCTGACGAATATCGGTGGATTCTCCGGAGCTTTCTCCATGGAAGCATTTAAGGGGATGGAGAAACCGACGCTTGTTTCAGGCACAGACGGCGTAGGTACAAAACTGAAATTGGCATTTCTTTTAGATAAGCACGATACGATCGGTATCGATTGTGTCGCTATGTGTGTGAACGATATAGCCTGTGCGGGCGGGGAACCGTTATTCTTCCTTGACTATATCGCGTGCGGTAAGAATGAGCCTGAAAAGATCGCCGCGATAGTAAGCGGAGTGGCAGACGGGTGTGTACAGTCAGGCGCGGCGCTCATCGGAGGGGAGACGGCGGAGATGCCGGGCTTTTATCCGGAAGAGGAATACGACCTGGCCGGTTTTGCGGTAGGAGTCGTTGATGAGAAGGACCTGATAACAGGAAAAGAGCTGAAAGCCGGCGACGTACTCATCGGAATGGCATCTTCGGGTGTTCACAGCAATGGTTTCTCTCTCGTGAGAAAAGTATTTGACATGACGAAAGAGTCACTCAATACTTATTATGACGAGCTCGGCGCTACATTGGGAGAGGCCCTTCTCGCGCCTACAAAAATATATGTGAAAGCGCTGTCCGCAGTCAAGAGCGCAGGAGTGAAAGTAAAAGCGTGCAGCCATATCACAGGAGGAGGCTTCTATGAAAACATACCGCGTATGCTCTGTGATGGCGTGAATGCGGTCGTGGAAAAGGACAGCTATCCTGTTCCGCCTATCTTCCGGATGCTTGCGAGGGAAGGCCAGATCGAAGAGAAGGCAATGTACAATACATACAATATGGGGATCGGAATGATCGTAGCCGTGGATGCGGACGATGTGGACAAGACAATGCAGGCCGTCAGGGCGGCGGGCGAAGAGCCATATGTCGTAGGCCGTATCGAGGCAGGTGAAAAGGGAGTTACATTATGCTAAATGTAGTTGTGCTCGTATCCGGGGGCGGAACGAATCTGCAGGCTGTCATAGACGCCGTGGATTCTGGCGCTGTTGCCAATACAAAGATAGCAGGTGTGATCAGCAACAATAAGAACGCATACGCACTGCAGCGGGCGAAGGATAACGGAATTCCCGGAGTATGTATATCTCCGAAAGAATTTGCGTCCAGGGATCTGTTCAATGTGAAGTTCCTTGAAGCGGTGGATGAGATGAGGCCGGACCTCATAGTGCTGGCCGGTTTTCTTGTCGTCATACCTCCCGCGATGATAGAAAAATACAGAAACCGTATCATCAACATTCACCCGTCTCTTATCCCGTCTTTTTGCGGGACGGGCTACTACGGGCTGAAGGTCCATGAGGCGGCGCTTGCGCGCGGAGTGAAGGTGGCGGGAGCTACCGTACATTTTGTAGATGAGGGGACAGACACCGGTCCGATCATCCTGCAGAAGGCGGTGGATGTAGAACCCGGGGATACCCCGGAGACGCTCCAGCGGCGGGTGATGGAACAGGCAGAATGGAAGATACTGCCCGAGGCCATCGGACTCATTGCCGCAGGCAGGGTGAGCGTAAAAGATGGAAGAGTACAGATCAAAGCGTAAAGCAGGACCGTGTGTCTGCATATGAGGAGGGAACGCGATGAAACGTAAAAGGTTGTGGATGATCCTGGCAGCATTTATGCTGTCGGCGGCGCTTGCAGGGTGCTCAGGCGGCAGCAGCGGCAAAGAGGACAAGAGCCAGAAGCAGGAAGAGAAGAAAGAGCAGGACGAAGATAAGCAGAAGGAAGACGTAAAAGAAGAGGTCAAAGAAGAGGTCAAAGAATATGCGCCGGGCACTGTGGACGGAAATCACTATGAAAGCGAGTGGATGAACGTGCGCATTGACCTTCCGGAAGGCTTTGTCATGGCCACGGAAGAAGAAATTGCGAATATTCAGGAGGCAGGCGTCCAGTTTTTGGACGATGAGGAAAAAGATAAGCTCAATAATGCCCTTGATGAAGGCACGACTTTCTATGAGATGATGGCGGCGACCTTGACAGGCAGTCCAAATGTTAACATATCAGTGGAGAAACTGCCGTATAAAAACGCGACGGCAGAACAGTATGCCGATGTTACGAAGGAAGTTGTCGAGAAAAGCATGACGAACGGCATGACGGCCTCTTTCCAGGAAGGCACCACGGACGCGGTACTGGGCGGACAGGAATATAAGTGTATCGCAGGTACGGCCAATGTGCAGGCAGAAGGAGTCAGTGCGGATCTTAATATGGATATGTACATCCGTGTACAGGACGGATACGCCATAGTGGTTAATATCACTTATACGGCTGATACGGTGGCCCAGAAGGATGAACTTCTGGCAGCTTTCCAGGAGTTTTAAAGCCTGGTGCCGGCAAAACGGCATAACATGATAAAGGTTGACGGGAACAGATACAGGAGGAGAACTTGGAATGAAGGTATTAATTGTCGGAAGCGGCGGAAGAGAACATGCCATAGCTTACAGCGTGGCAAAGAGTGATAAGGTGGATAAGATTTACTGTGCTCCGGGCAACGCGGGGATTGCGGAACTTGCGGAATGTACTCCCATCGGCGCCATGGAGTTTGACAAGATCGTCGCGTTTGCCAAAGAAAAAGAAATAGATCTTGTGATCGTAGGTATGGACGACCCGCTTGTGGGCGGTCTGGTCGATGAGCTGGAAGCGGCAGGTATCCGCGCGTTCGGGCCGAGGAAAAACGCTGCGATCCTTGAGGGTTCAAAGGCATTTTCAAAGGACCTTATGAAGAAATACAACATTCCGACGGCCGGATATGAGAATTTTGAAGATCCGGATGAAGCGCTCGCATATTTGAAAACTGCAAAATTTCCAATTGTACTGAAAGCGGACGGACTTGCGCTCGGTAAGGGCGTGCTCATATGCGGAACGTACGAGGAAGCGGAAGCCGGAGTGAAGACGATCATGGTGGATAAACAGTTCGGAACATCCGGGAATACGATGGTTGTGGAGGAGTTCATGACCGGGCGCGAAGTCTCCGTATTGTCGTTTGTGGACGGGAATACAGTGAAGACGATGACGTCCGCCCAGGACCATAAGAGGGCCGGGGATGGCGACACGGGTCTCAACACGGGCGGTATGGGAACTTTTTCTCCCAGTCCGTTTTATACAAAAGAGGTGGAGGAATTCTGCGGCAAATATATTTACCAGGCGACGGTCGATGCCATGAAGGCAGAAGGCAGGCCGTTCAAGGGGATTATATTTTTCGGCCTTATGCTGACCGAGGAAGGCCCGAAGGTTCTGGAGTACAACGCCAGATTCGGCGATCCCGAGGCGCAGGTCGTACTGCCGCGCATGAAGAACGATATTGTCGAAGTGATGGAAGCATGTGTGGACGGTACGCTTGATAAGATAGACCTCCAGTTCGAGGATAATGCGGCGGTATGTGTCGTGCTGGCATCTGACGGCTATCCGGTCAAGTATGACAAGGGCCTGCCGGTCACCGGACTTGAAGAATTCAGAAAACACGACGGGTACTACTGCTTCCATGCCGGAACAAAATTCGACGGAGAGCAGATCGTGACGAACGGGGGGCGTGTCCTTGGCGTGACGGCAAAGGGCAGAGACCTGAAGGAGGCAAGGGCCAATGCCTATGCAGCCACGGAATGGGTGAAATTCGACAACAAATATATGCGCCACGATATCGGAAAAGCGATCGATGAGGCGTAGAGGCGGCAATGAAAGAATTCTGCAGTGTATGCTGCGGAAGAAAAGGAGCATGGAAAGAATTGAATGATATTCAGTTGATCGGTTACAGCATCCGCAGTCAGAGGCGGAAGAAAGGAATGACGCTGCAGCAGCTTTCTGAGGCGACAGGATTGTCGATCGGGTACCTGAGCAATCTGGAACGCAACGCAAACAGTCCTACTCTTGTCAATATCCAGAAGATATGTGAGGCATTCGGAACTTCTCTGTTCAGCCTTCTGGAGATGAATAAAGAAGAAGACATTATCGTCCGGCATAATGAGCGTGAGCCGATAATCAGTGAAGAACATAATATGAAACTTGAAAATATTGATTTTGGGCTGGACGATACTTCTTTTATCTACATGACGATCGAACCGGACGGAGCTGGCGACGGACTCTGGTGGGAACACGAATATCATGAGGTCGGGACCGTGATCAAAGGCCGTCTGACACTGAAACTGGACAATCAGGTATTTGAGCTGGATGAGGGAGATACGATCCTCATAAAAGCCCATACACGGCATTGCTATTATAACAAGACACAGGAGAGCTGCGTCTCCTATTGGACAAGATGTAAAGAAATAAAATAACCAATGGCACTAAGGCCGCCTTTCGCTATTTCATTGTAGTTTTGGGCTTGCTGCGTGGCCTTGCCAGCTATGAATCCAATGATTATAAAGACATCAACCACGGGAACCTTATCGCGCTGGCAGATTTCTATGGCGTGACCCTTGACTATCTGTTCTGCCGGACGGAGAACCGGGAGCAGATCAACACGCCACTAACAGAACTCCACATTATCGGACGGTATCGCCCCGGCGAGGATGCCCTATATCTGAAAGTGCTGCAAGCCGCCCATGTGGATGATGATGAATATTTCAGCCGCATGGTGCTGGATGATATAAACCTCATTATCCGGGATGTTCGTGCGCTGCATAAAAAGGACAGCGAGAGCGCACCGCTGACCACGGTTGCCGATGAGCTGAAAGAAAATCTGTCCGAAGAAGAATTTCGCTGGCTTATACGGATTCTTCAAAAATCAAAGAAAATGAGGATACCTATCAGCCAGAGAAAGAAGCGTAAATAAAAACTGCCGTTGAGGGAATGGGCGTTCCTGCAACGGCAGCTTGGGGATATACCTATTCAATTCAGAATCGAGCATATTATTCAATGTATTCCATCAACATTTTGCGTCTTTTTCGTTGAAATTGATTTTCTTGCGTTTAATAACACTCTTTATCATTAACATAACAATGATGTACACAGCGCATACAATCAATCCGGAAATTGCCATTTTCATAAGCCCTACAGACCATGCTACTCGAAGTCTTGCTAACTGATATTCTTGTATTCCACCAGATAAAATTACGGGAACGCCCACTTTTAGGATAGGAATACATGCTCCCAGTAAGAAACTGATAATTGCTCCCAGAATTAAACTTGCCTTTTGATACAAATTGATTTTTTTCAAATATGCCACCTCTTTCTTTTCTGTGTTGGAAGTTATTGATTCCAAAGTTGCCAACTCTTTTTTATATACCGAATATTCTTTTTGACAGTCCGAACATTTTTCTAAATGCTCTTTGATATACCCATTTGTTTCTTCTGTAGTTAGACCATCTACATACAAAGGCAATAAATCATGAATTATATTGCACGGGATTTTGTCATTCATTTTTATTCATCTCCTCAATTATTCTTTTTTTCCCTCGATAGAAATTAACACGTGCCCAGTTTTCCTTTTTGCCCATAATTTCTCCTATTTGGTAAAAAGAAAGTTCTCCTATCAATCGTAAATACATAACTTCTCGTATTGGCTCATCAAGTCGATGTATCAATTTCAATACTTCCGTGTTCTCCCATTGAATAAATACTTCGTCTTCAGCAGAAATGGTTTGAGATACATTTTCAAAATCTAAAATATCCGCATTTAACTTGTTGTCTCTCAAATATTTTAGCCAAAGATTTTTTGCAATTCCGCAGAGCCAGGTCAATACACTGCTATTACCCTTAAATTTATCAATGGCATTCACAGCATAGAAAAAAGTTTCTTGTGTTAATTCCTCGGCAAGTTCGTGACTATTGGTTTTGCTTAGCAGAAATACATATACTCTTTGAGAATAGTTTTGATATATCTCCTCTACGGTTTCCATTTTCATCCTCCTTTCTAAGTTAGTACCATAAAGCGGCGATTCGTTACAATAAATATCTATAATCTTTCAAGTGAAAAGCAGAGCGTATTTGCTCTGCTCCATAAACTTTCTTCACATTTGTTTAGAAGCAATGTCACTTCGCTTTGAAAGCAAATCACTTCATTTTTCCAGTTCTATCACATCAGTAATATCGCAATCCGAAGTCTCACATATTTTTATCAACGTTTCCATGCTGATGTGCTTTCCTTTTCCCATATTGGCAATCATATTTGTGGTAAGACCGGCGGCAAGCCGCAAGTCCTCTTTCCTCATATTTCGTTCTTTCAGTAAGTTCCAAAGGGGTTGATAGCTTATGTGCATTTATCGCCCTGCCCTTCTCCCGGTATCGGGGTTTCTGCTTCCCATTATATCAAAATTCTTGCCAACTCACAAGATTTCTTGACACAGCCGCCGGGTTCGTCTGGATTGTGCTTTTCCTTTCCGCTTTTTCATTACACACGAACGCACAAAAGCGGTTCTCACAGGCTGACCTTTGTGTATCTGCGGTAAATCCAAAACTTATCAAGGACTTTGGAGATAATTCTCTCCGCAAAGTCAAGTCTGACAAAGCAGATGCAGTAAAAATTGCCCGCTATACTCTTGATAGTTGGACAGAATTGAAACAATATAGTCTCATGGATGAAATTCGTAATCAACTTAAAACCATGAACTGCCAGTTTGATTTATCAAAAATGGTGTAAACGTAAGAAGTACAACTTCAGTCGATCAAAAGCTGAAGAAATTTACGAAGGAGCTAAGGAGCTTGTTTCCGTACTTCCAAAAGACGATTGACAAGGTTGATCATCAGACAGGCTGTAGATCAATTAAATACTGCTTCCCAGACCATAGAACAGCTTCGTACCATGATGAATGAGGCTGCTTCAAAACTGCCCTAATATCCGGTTGTTATGGTATGAAAGGTGTCGGCAAGTCGTTTCAAGTCATGGATGCCCTTATCAAAACAAAACCTCAGGACGCCCCTGTTTACTTGTTTATGGATAAGAAACGGGCGCAAGGCAAGCCTTACTATGTCTACATGACTGCCGGTGCGAATAAGTTTCTCCGCATCTACAATGGACGGGTGAAAGAATATCTTTCAACGCTTTCAGAGTAACCATCTCATACATACCTTTGTTTCAGACCAGCGAATATCGGTGGCCTATTTTCAATACTCGAAATCCCACATCAATCTTGTATGCG
This is a stretch of genomic DNA from [Clostridium] hylemonae DSM 15053. It encodes these proteins:
- a CDS encoding helix-turn-helix domain-containing protein encodes the protein MKEFCSVCCGRKGAWKELNDIQLIGYSIRSQRRKKGMTLQQLSEATGLSIGYLSNLERNANSPTLVNIQKICEAFGTSLFSLLEMNKEEDIIVRHNEREPIISEEHNMKLENIDFGLDDTSFIYMTIEPDGAGDGLWWEHEYHEVGTVIKGRLTLKLDNQVFELDEGDTILIKAHTRHCYYNKTQESCVSYWTRCKEIK
- the purD gene encoding phosphoribosylamine--glycine ligase; translation: MKVLIVGSGGREHAIAYSVAKSDKVDKIYCAPGNAGIAELAECTPIGAMEFDKIVAFAKEKEIDLVIVGMDDPLVGGLVDELEAAGIRAFGPRKNAAILEGSKAFSKDLMKKYNIPTAGYENFEDPDEALAYLKTAKFPIVLKADGLALGKGVLICGTYEEAEAGVKTIMVDKQFGTSGNTMVVEEFMTGREVSVLSFVDGNTVKTMTSAQDHKRAGDGDTGLNTGGMGTFSPSPFYTKEVEEFCGKYIYQATVDAMKAEGRPFKGIIFFGLMLTEEGPKVLEYNARFGDPEAQVVLPRMKNDIVEVMEACVDGTLDKIDLQFEDNAAVCVVLASDGYPVKYDKGLPVTGLEEFRKHDGYYCFHAGTKFDGEQIVTNGGRVLGVTAKGRDLKEARANAYAATEWVKFDNKYMRHDIGKAIDEA
- a CDS encoding zf-HC2 domain-containing protein, which gives rise to MNDKIPCNIIHDLLPLYVDGLTTEETNGYIKEHLEKCSDCQKEYSVYKKELATLESITSNTEKKEVAYLKKINLYQKASLILGAIISFLLGACIPILKVGVPVILSGGIQEYQLARLRVAWSVGLMKMAISGLIVCAVYIIVMLMIKSVIKRKKINFNEKDAKC
- the purN gene encoding phosphoribosylglycinamide formyltransferase, with product MLNVVVLVSGGGTNLQAVIDAVDSGAVANTKIAGVISNNKNAYALQRAKDNGIPGVCISPKEFASRDLFNVKFLEAVDEMRPDLIVLAGFLVVIPPAMIEKYRNRIINIHPSLIPSFCGTGYYGLKVHEAALARGVKVAGATVHFVDEGTDTGPIILQKAVDVEPGDTPETLQRRVMEQAEWKILPEAIGLIAAGRVSVKDGRVQIKA
- a CDS encoding aminopeptidase, with the translated sequence MIEERYELATERIRSICEEDTAADTFRGYFRHVARFIVMLDELNSEMEKGVYAQAPLDHLKRWNERLYADILPEHYGTSYANPDYAAEKLGEEYGQILSFLYTEIRGAVAYVFERKKEYLDILYELFIEIYNAFEEKEAPETAALKDIVYWYASDYSDVFAADRIREQTDPAASFAADIIMNSDLTDLRYLYRFGEYISENEWKTAEHLNSLGASVIRKMADTFTEGYRMGFINTGKDLSVKSVVNIRYVLGFERVIRQAAENFTGMGLKPVIYRSGVSVLTKRQHLKTGYYGAIANKQYEYDHRNDQGLFLDKKFVERKLEVIQSAYEQNKELAAGFAGPACMDVFGERPFVPKQKDTAVKLTKKQEELALLFDSRSAQITNTYIKGEERSFTIVAYPVPEIGSQYKEIFDEIIRINTLDASLYAKVQQTLIDALDRGKYVKIKGKGVNKTDLTVQLHRLADPQKETIFENCVADVNIPVGEVFTSPVLEGTDGVLHVSRVYLNELLYKDLKLTFSNGMIADYTCGNFERELENKEYIHDNILHRHSTLPLGEFAIGTNTTAYVAARKYRMEDKLPILIAEKMGPHFAVGDTCYSWSEDIKVYNPDGKEIVARDNSVSVRRLNDVSKAYFHCHTDITIPYDELGSITAVTADGEEIRLLEDGRFVLPGTEVLNEPLEKYNN
- a CDS encoding RNA polymerase sigma factor — its product is METVEEIYQNYSQRVYVFLLSKTNSHELAEELTQETFFYAVNAIDKFKGNSSVLTWLCGIAKNLWLKYLRDNKLNADILDFENVSQTISAEDEVFIQWENTEVLKLIHRLDEPIREVMYLRLIGELSFYQIGEIMGKKENWARVNFYRGKKRIIEEMNKNE
- the purE gene encoding 5-(carboxyamino)imidazole ribonucleotide mutase gives rise to the protein MPKVGIVMGSDSDMKVMSKAADMLEKLGVEYEMTIISAHRMPDIFYDYAKSAEEKDYKVIIAGAGMAAHLPGMCAAIFPMPVIGIPMSGKNLDGQDALYSIVQMPPGIPVATVAIDGGANAAILAAKILATSDPELLGRLKAYSEEMKETVQAKSEKLDKLGYKEYMKQM
- the purM gene encoding phosphoribosylformylglycinamidine cyclo-ligase, coding for MDYKNAGVDIEAGYKSVELMKEHIKNTMRPEVLTNIGGFSGAFSMEAFKGMEKPTLVSGTDGVGTKLKLAFLLDKHDTIGIDCVAMCVNDIACAGGEPLFFLDYIACGKNEPEKIAAIVSGVADGCVQSGAALIGGETAEMPGFYPEEEYDLAGFAVGVVDEKDLITGKELKAGDVLIGMASSGVHSNGFSLVRKVFDMTKESLNTYYDELGATLGEALLAPTKIYVKALSAVKSAGVKVKACSHITGGGFYENIPRMLCDGVNAVVEKDSYPVPPIFRMLAREGQIEEKAMYNTYNMGIGMIVAVDADDVDKTMQAVRAAGEEPYVVGRIEAGEKGVTLC
- a CDS encoding helix-turn-helix domain-containing protein gives rise to the protein MHISYQPLWNLLKERNMRKEDLRLAAGLTTNMIANMGKGKHISMETLIKICETSDCDITDVIELEK